The genomic DNA TATCCTCCTGTCCCTCGTCGGTGGACAGCCGCCCGACCAACTGCCGGACTCCTTCCAAGCGCCGGCCGCTTACTGAGTTCAGGGCAGGTCGGAGGAGACGGAGAAGGGGAGGCGACCGGAGTTCCGGTCACCTCCCCTTTGTGCATGGGTGGACGGGGATCACGCTCCCATGGCGGCGGGCTCCTCCAGACGCACCACACTCCTCGGTTCAGCGATCATGCGGAGTCGGTTGGGGAAGACGTGAGTGGCCTTCGTCTTGGGCCGGACCTCGTCGCCCGGAAGGGCGTGTAGTCGCCAGTGGGAGGCGACGACCGCGACCGTAACGGCCGTCTCGAGAAGGGCGAAGTTGTCGCCGATGCATTTGTAGGTGCCGAGCGCGAAGGGCACCCACGCCCCCTTGGGAACTCCGCGGCTCGATCCCTTGGTTTCCCAGCGGCCGGGGTCGAGACGTTCGGGTTCGGGGTACCAACGTGGGTCGCGCTGGATGGCGTACGCGCTGTACATGACCTCCACATCGGCGGGCAGGTCGTGACCGCCGAGTCGTACGGGCCGCACCGTCCGGCGGGACCCCACCCAGCCGGGGTATTTGCGCAGTGCCTCTTTCACGAGGTTCTGTGTGTACGGCAGCCGCGGGAGGTCCTCGTGCGTGGGCAACCGCCCGCCCAGGACCGTGTCGAGCTCTGCGTGCAGCCGACTCTCGATCTCGGCGTTCTGTCCGAGCTCGTGGAAAATCCACGCCGTAATGGCAGCTGGGCCGCCGATCCCGGCCACCGCGATTCCCATGACCTCGTCATGGACCTCCTGGTCCGTCATGGAGGCACCTTCGGCGTCCGTCGCGCGCAGCATCGTCGAGAGCAGGTCACCGTGGTCGCGGCCATCGGCGCGATACGCCGTGATCGCCTCCCGGATCGTTGCGCTCGTACGGCCCACGGACCGCTTGCCCGCGGTGGGAAGAACCTCGTAAAGGGTGGGGGCGAGAGCACTCAGCCGGGCCACCTTCAGAATGTCGTGTCCGGTTTTCCGCAGCGCCGCCTCGGCCTTCGCGCCCAGGTCGGAGAAGAACAGCGTCTTCGTGATCATGGCAAGCGACAGGTCGCAGGCGGCCTGCTCAACGTCCACCACCTGCCCAGCGCTCCAGGAATCAGCGGTCTCCTGCGCGGCGGCCGCCATGGTGGCGACATAGCTCTCGAGGCGCTGGCGGTGGAACCCTGGCTGCATCCGCCTCCGCTGTCGCCGGTGCGTCTCCCCCGATACGGCTACGAGGATGGGGCCGATGAAGCGGCTCGCGCCCTGTGCGCCCTTGCTCCGGGTGAAATCGCCCGATCCGGAGGAGACCAGCATGGTCCGCACCAGGTCCGGGTGCGTGGCGAGGTAGGCGGTTTTCGGCCCGAGGCGGAGCTTGAGCAGGTCTCCGTGATCTGCTGCGGAGCGAAGGAACTCCAGGGGCTGCCGCATCAACGGCGGCACATGGCCGACGACCGGCCAGGCGCCGGGCGCCTCGGGAATGCTGCTCGTCGACTGGGACATCACGAGTGCTCCTTTGCGGGGTGAAGGGGGGTGGCTGGGAGGGGAACGACAGTGACGAGTGAAGGGGGAGGTGTGGGGGTTGGCGTCGGCCCGGGGGTGAGCGTGGACATGGGAGTGGGAGGGAGTGAAGTGAGCTCGGAGTGGTTTCTGGGCTTCATTGAGATTCGAATCCGACTTCCCTGTCGATGAGAGCGAACATCTCCTCGTCCGATGTCTCTGCGAGGTCGGGGGCGGTGTCGTCGCCGTTCAACTTCTGGGCGAGGGAATGCAGTCGGGAGGCCAGCCGCGTGCGCGCGCCGTCGTCCAGCGGGGCAGCGGAGGATGTGGTGGAGGAGAGCACTACCGCCTCCAGCCGCTCGAGCTCCGAGAGCAGCGAGGGCAGCCCCGGGGGTGTCGTTGCGGCGTCCGGCTCGGCCGCGGCGGTGAGTCCCTTGCTGACGAGTTGTGTGTGGAGGTGGTGGGTGAGGGTGGTGGGGTTGGGGTGGTCGAAGGCGAGGGTGGTGGGGAGGCGGAGTCCGGTGGTGTGGGAGAGCCGGTTGCGTAGTTCGACGGCGGTGAGGGAGTCGAAGCCGAGGTCGCGGAACGCGCGGTCGGGGGGGATGGTGTCGGGGGTGGTGTGGCCCAGGACGGTGGCGATGTGGGAGCGGACCAGGGCGAGGAGGGTGGTGTGCTGTTGTTCGTGTGTCTGGCCGGCCAGCCGGCCGTGCAGCTGGGCGCCGTTGTCCGCACCACCGGTAGTGGTGGTGCGGGTGGTGCGGCGGCGGGTGGCGGGCAGGAGGTCCTGCAGCAGGGGCGGCAGGGGCGGGGCGGGACGCAGGTCGGCGGGCAGCAGGACCGGCCGGTCCAGAGCCAGGGCCGCATCGAAGAGGGCCAGTGCGTCCGGGGTCGACATGGGATGCAGACCGGAACGGATGATGCGCCGGTGGTCGGTGCCGGCCAGATGCCCGGTCATCCCGCTGGCCTCTTCCCACAGCCCCCACGCCAGCGACACCCCCGGCAGACCCGCCGCCCGCCGCCGGTACGCCAGCGCGTCCAGAGCGGCATTGGCCGCGGCGTAGTTGCCCTGCCCGGCCGACCCCAGGATCCCCGCGGCCGAGGAGAACAGCACGAACGCCGACAGCTCCATACCCCGCGTCAGCTCATCCAGCAAAAGAGCGGCATCCACCTTGGCCGCGAACACCGTGCCCAGCCGCTCGGGCGTGAGAGAGGCGATCGTCGCATCGTCCAGCACACCAGCCGCATGCACGACACCCGTCAGCGGACACCCGGCAGGAACACCCTCCAGCAGCCGGACCACCTCCCGCCGCTCCCCCACATCACACGCAACAATCCGCACCTCCGCCCCCAACGCGGCCAGCTCCGCCCGCAAACCCTCCGCACCCGGAGCATCCGGACCACGCCGGCTCACCAACAACAGATCCCGCACCCCACACACACCAGCCAGATGCCGCGCCACCGCCGCACCCAGCACACCCGTCCCACCCGTCACCAACACCGACCCACCCGAC from Streptomyces avermitilis MA-4680 = NBRC 14893 includes the following:
- a CDS encoding cytochrome P450: MSQSTSSIPEAPGAWPVVGHVPPLMRQPLEFLRSAADHGDLLKLRLGPKTAYLATHPDLVRTMLVSSGSGDFTRSKGAQGASRFIGPILVAVSGETHRRQRRRMQPGFHRQRLESYVATMAAAAQETADSWSAGQVVDVEQAACDLSLAMITKTLFFSDLGAKAEAALRKTGHDILKVARLSALAPTLYEVLPTAGKRSVGRTSATIREAITAYRADGRDHGDLLSTMLRATDAEGASMTDQEVHDEVMGIAVAGIGGPAAITAWIFHELGQNAEIESRLHAELDTVLGGRLPTHEDLPRLPYTQNLVKEALRKYPGWVGSRRTVRPVRLGGHDLPADVEVMYSAYAIQRDPRWYPEPERLDPGRWETKGSSRGVPKGAWVPFALGTYKCIGDNFALLETAVTVAVVASHWRLHALPGDEVRPKTKATHVFPNRLRMIAEPRSVVRLEEPAAMGA